The Halogranum gelatinilyticum genome contains a region encoding:
- a CDS encoding formate/nitrite transporter family protein, protein MTDSDREGAHQDADAHGSDVPATGEVVPDMFSSDQVFQRIVMDADHEITSSVRELFFAAVAGGFAITITYLLYASMTAKTGGSIAAVLLYPLGFIYIIIGGYQLYTENTLPPVALTLERLASVPRLLRHWLVVLAGNFTGGAIGAVVLAYGEVFSPEAAAVAADLAQKGIATSPTALFFKGAFAGLIVAGVVWMNFAARDTVSRVLIVYLAFLAIPLGNLFHVVVSFTESVYLMLVGGPGLFVSMTEFVIPVLLGNTIGGVLLVTVVNYYQTSERRLDVEHFENVRRLSTREWLLGNLAGRSYVPVVDTLGDFVRDPDSFRILVPVANPRTEGPIVEFACALASVHEKSTVHAVHIVQTPSRVSPKADGHHRRILRESADLMDDVERRVEGYDVNFETSTIVSSRSFEEVFDRARRTRPDLVVIGWGDDRLWNAARAERPLDELTNRLPSDFLVVKDRGLDTSRVLLPTAGGPDSGLSADVARALQSSVGAEVSLLHVVGRGEREAGEAFLADWAAEQGLDDATQFVDDSGDVEAAIKRAADDHSLVLIGATERGLLSRLVTDSLHLDVVNEVDASVLLAERPSSRPLTERLFGRGRREKRKRP, encoded by the coding sequence ATGACAGACTCCGACCGAGAGGGAGCACACCAGGACGCCGACGCCCACGGGAGCGACGTCCCCGCCACAGGCGAGGTCGTTCCGGATATGTTCTCCTCGGACCAGGTGTTCCAGCGTATCGTCATGGACGCGGACCACGAAATCACCTCCAGCGTCCGCGAGCTCTTCTTCGCGGCCGTCGCCGGGGGCTTTGCGATCACCATCACGTATCTGTTGTACGCGTCGATGACCGCCAAGACCGGCGGATCTATCGCCGCCGTCTTGCTGTATCCCCTCGGTTTCATCTACATCATCATCGGCGGCTACCAGCTCTACACCGAGAACACGCTCCCGCCGGTGGCGTTGACACTGGAGCGTCTCGCCAGCGTCCCGAGACTGCTCCGACATTGGCTGGTCGTGCTCGCGGGCAACTTCACCGGCGGGGCAATCGGTGCCGTCGTGCTCGCCTACGGCGAAGTGTTCAGCCCCGAAGCCGCGGCGGTCGCCGCCGACCTGGCACAGAAGGGCATCGCGACGTCGCCGACGGCACTCTTCTTCAAAGGTGCCTTCGCCGGGCTGATCGTCGCCGGTGTCGTCTGGATGAACTTCGCGGCCCGCGACACCGTCTCGCGGGTGCTCATCGTCTATCTCGCGTTCCTGGCGATCCCGCTCGGAAATCTCTTTCACGTCGTCGTCTCCTTCACCGAGTCGGTTTATCTGATGCTCGTCGGCGGTCCCGGTCTCTTCGTCTCGATGACTGAGTTCGTCATCCCCGTCTTGCTCGGTAACACCATCGGCGGCGTCCTGTTGGTCACCGTCGTCAACTACTACCAGACCAGCGAACGCCGTCTCGACGTCGAGCACTTCGAGAACGTCCGTCGGCTCTCGACCAGAGAGTGGCTGCTCGGGAACCTCGCGGGCCGGTCGTACGTCCCCGTCGTCGACACGCTCGGCGATTTCGTCCGTGACCCCGACTCCTTCCGTATCCTGGTCCCGGTCGCGAACCCCCGGACAGAGGGCCCCATCGTGGAGTTCGCCTGCGCGCTTGCGAGCGTCCACGAGAAGAGTACCGTCCACGCCGTCCACATCGTCCAGACGCCCTCTCGGGTCTCACCCAAGGCAGACGGTCACCACCGTCGCATCCTCCGGGAGTCCGCCGACCTCATGGACGACGTCGAACGGCGCGTCGAGGGCTACGACGTCAACTTCGAGACCTCGACCATCGTCTCCTCGCGCTCGTTCGAGGAGGTCTTCGACCGCGCGCGTCGGACGCGTCCCGACCTCGTCGTCATCGGCTGGGGCGACGACCGCCTGTGGAACGCCGCCCGCGCGGAACGGCCGCTCGACGAGCTGACCAACCGGCTGCCCTCGGACTTCCTCGTGGTCAAAGACCGCGGACTGGACACCTCGCGCGTGCTCCTGCCGACGGCCGGTGGACCGGACTCCGGTCTCAGTGCCGACGTCGCTCGGGCGCTTCAGTCGTCCGTCGGAGCCGAGGTGTCGCTGCTCCACGTCGTCGGCCGCGGCGAGCGCGAGGCGGGCGAGGCGTTCCTCGCCGACTGGGCGGCCGAACAGGGTCTCGACGACGCGACGCAGTTCGTCGACGACTCCGGCGACGTCGAAGCGGCGATCAAGCGCGCGGCCGACGACCACTCGCTGGTGCTCATCGGCGCGACCGAGCGCGGACTCCTCTCGCGACTCGTCACGGACTCGCTCCATCTCGACGTCGTCAACGAGGTCGACGCCTCGGTCTTGCTGGCCGAACGCCCCTCCAGTCGGCCGCTGACCGAGCGGCTGTTCGGCCGCGGCCGCCGCGAGAAACGGAAACGGCCGTGA
- a CDS encoding plastocyanin/azurin family copper-binding protein, with product MNDKAQFKKPPIWSGGISDQTGKGTVEVEVGTITSIDLPGAPPGQVGPFAFSPRVVKVSPGTKVKWVWTGEPWPSNPFGFPVDAPWPHDVASLEKDGGTHKFASEMFLAGDDKSYEFTFEEVGTNLYYCSPHGYPFRDESGFDYNLLGMRGAVLVTDD from the coding sequence TTGAACGACAAAGCCCAATTCAAGAAACCCCCAATCTGGAGTGGCGGTATCTCTGACCAGACGGGGAAGGGAACAGTCGAGGTGGAAGTCGGCACGATCACCTCGATCGATCTTCCGGGAGCACCTCCGGGTCAGGTGGGGCCCTTTGCGTTCTCCCCTCGTGTAGTCAAGGTCTCACCTGGGACGAAGGTGAAATGGGTCTGGACTGGTGAACCGTGGCCATCCAATCCGTTTGGATTCCCCGTGGACGCGCCATGGCCGCACGATGTCGCATCCCTCGAAAAAGATGGAGGTACCCACAAGTTCGCCAGCGAGATGTTCCTGGCAGGCGATGACAAATCGTACGAATTTACCTTCGAAGAGGTGGGAACGAACCTCTACTACTGCTCCCCGCACGGCTACCCGTTCCGCGATGAGAGTGGGTTCGATTACAACCTCCTTGGGATGCGCGGAGCAGTGTTGGTGACCGACGACTAA